Proteins encoded within one genomic window of Scomber japonicus isolate fScoJap1 chromosome 16, fScoJap1.pri, whole genome shotgun sequence:
- the LOC128375014 gene encoding putative nuclease HARBI1 — translation MINNVEANWPGSVHDSRVFRESTLSATFARGEFDGYLLRDRGYPCQCYLLTPYPDPGPQQHYNLAQCRTRARVEMTIGMLGFRLRVTPERACDIIVACVVLHNIATIRREQCPTLPPNDTDNNPDPPN, via the exons ATGATAAACAATGTGGAAGCGAATTGGCCTGGGTCTGTGCATGACTCACGAGTGTTTCGTGAGTCTACACTGAGTGCCACATTTGCCCGTG GAGAATTCGATGGTTACCTACTCAGAGACAGAGGGTACCCCTGCCAGTGCTATCTGCTGACCCCTTACCCTGACCCTGGTCCACAGCAACACTACAACTTGGCTCAGTGTAGGACACGAGCCAGAGTGGAGATGACCATTGGGATGCTAGGGTTCAGGCTCAGGGTCACCCCAGAAAGGGCTTGTGATATTATAGTGGCATGTGTGGTTCTCCACAACATTGCCACTATCCGAAGAGAACAATGTCCTACTCTCCCCCCTAATGATACAGATAATAATCCTGACCCCCCCAATTAA